A stretch of the Cyprinus carpio isolate SPL01 chromosome B4, ASM1834038v1, whole genome shotgun sequence genome encodes the following:
- the LOC122137156 gene encoding piggyBac transposable element-derived protein 4-like: MSNLWSKWCQETNRYAHQLKESATIPGKLAKWTETTVNEIYTFLAAVILMGLVRKNSLKDYWSTDPVIRTPFFSALLSLDRFQLLQRALHFADNATANLRDPLNKIRSIFTSLMTGFGQMFIPHRDLCIDESLLLWKGWLGFRQYIPSKRKRFGIKLFMLCDVLTGYIINVVVYTGSSTDITHSRLGVSGSVVLTLLKPYLGRGHTLYVDNWYTSPSLFNHLLRACGTVRANRKGIPRFRDGMSSGEADFKSCEEMLAMKWHDKRDVHMLTTVNSAEMSPSGKIYHTTGNEKIKPQCVLDYIKKMGGVDKVDMMDSFVGCTRKTLKWYKKLFFHFVDLAVHNAFIVYKVKNDSSLTYQKFCKNLVRQLVEEHHTPQKPSSGDRPPAYNPLHLTARHFPSEIPVTVQTGEEHTQVLQGLSDHQKVPTEKAEDEVHVQTLQHSAVSNRVI, encoded by the coding sequence ATGAGCAACTTGTGGAGCAAGTGGTGCCAGGAGACCAATAGGTATGCTCATCAGCTGAAAGAGTCGGCTACTATCCCTGGGAAGCTGGCAAAATGGACTGAAACAACTGTAAATGAAATTTACACATTTCTGGCAGCTGTTATTCTTATGGGCCTGGTAAGAAAAAACTCCTTGAAAGATTACTGGAGCACTGATCCAGTAATACGGACCCCATTTTtctctgctctcctctctctgGATCGGTTCCAGCTACTCCAGAGGGCCCTCCACTTTGCTGACAATGCTACAGCAAATCTCAGAGATCCTTTGAATAAAATTAGAAGCATCTTCACCTCTCTGATGACTGGATTTGGGCAGATGTTCATTCCTCACAGGGACTTGTGCATTGATGAGTCACTGCTGCTGTGGAAAGGCTGGCTTGGATTTCGACAGTACATTCCATCAAAGAGGAAAAGGTTTGGGATCAAGCTCTTCATGCTGTGTGATGTTCTGACTGGTTACATCATCAATGTGGTAGTGTACACTGGCTCCAGCACAGACATCACACACTCCAGGCTTGGTGTGTCTGGCTCAGTAGTGCTGACACTACTGAAGCCATACTTGGGGAGAGGGCATACTCTGTACGTGGACAACTGGTACACCAGTCCTTCTCTTTTCAATCACCTGCTGAGAGCTTGTGGAACAGTGAGGGCCAACAGAAAGGGCATCCCACGCTTCCGAGACGGGATGTCCAGTGGGGAGGCAGACTTTAAAAGTTGCGAAGAAATGCTGGCCATGAAGTGGCATGACAAACGAGATGTCCACATGCTGACAACAGTCAACTCAGCAGAGATGTCACCCTCTGGAAAGATATACCACACAACTGGAAATGAGAAAATCAAACCCCAATGCGTGCTGGACTACATTAAGAAAATGGGTGGTGTGGATAAGGTCGATATGATGGACAGTTTTGTTGGCTGTACTCGCAAGACCTTAAAATGGTACAAGAAACTGTTCTTCCATTTTGTGGACCTTGCAGTACACAATGCATTCATTGTTTACAAGGTGAAGAATGATTCTAGCCTGACATACCAAAAGTTCTGTAAAAATCTTGTTCGCCAACTTGTGGAAGAACACCACACTCCCCAGAAGCCATCTTCTGGTGATCGCCCTCCTGCTTACAACCCACTTCATCTCACTGCCCGGCATTTCCCCTCTGAGATCCCTGTAACTGTCCAAACAGGGGAAGAACACACGCAGGTACTGCAAGGTCTGTCTGACCACCAAAAAGTGCCCACAGAAAAGGCAGAAGACGAGGTTCATGTGCAAACCTTGCAACACAGCGCTGTGTCCAACAGAGTGATTTGA
- the LOC109060140 gene encoding gastrula zinc finger protein XlCGF7.1-like, which yields MAFIKEESEDMKIEEVFGVKQEDAEDQTKMAFIKEESEDLRIEETFRVKHEDTEEQIKMEFIKGEKEDMMIEETFRVKHEDTEEQTDLMALKEENEELNETEKEQYENLQKTETRSFPQQGTPKNQTGESFSPKVSLEGHIKIHTGEKPFICLQCGKCFTLKENFNRHVRSHTEEKPYACQQCGVSFAQHGHLEIHMKFHTGESPFTCQHCGKCFACKSILESHLRIHTGEKRFACPQCGKCFSQRGNLKAHIRIHTRKSAFICQQCGKSFTHIGSLNGHMRTHTGEKPFTCQQCGDSFAHNGNLKLHMRIHTGEKPYSV from the exons atggcgtttattaaagaggagagtgaagacatgaagattgaagaagtaTTCGGCGTGAAACAAGAAGATGCTGAGGACCAAACAAAGATGgcatttattaaagaggagagtgaagacctgaggattgaagaaacattcagagtcaaacatgaagatactgaggaacaaataaagatggagtttattaaagggGAGAAAGAAGACATGATGAtagaagaaacattcagagtcaaacatgaagatactgaggaacaaacag ACCTAATGGCACTGAAAGAGGAGAATGAAGAACTCAATGAAACTGAAAAAGAGCAATATGAGAATCTTCAAAAGACAGAAACTAGAAGTTTCCCTCAACAGGGAACCCCTAAAAATCAGACTGGGGAGAGTTTCTCTCCTAAAGTAAGTCTTGAGGGGCACATAaagattcacactggagaaaagcctttcatATGCCTTCAGTGTGGAAAATGTTTCACTCTAAAAGAAAACTTCAACAGGCATGTGAGATCTCACACTGAAGAGAAGCCGTACGCATGTCAACAGTGTGGTGTGAGTTTTGCTCAACACGGACACCTTGAAATCCACATGAAGTTTCATACTGGCGAGAGCCCTTTTACTTGCCAACATTGTGGAAAATGTTTCGCTTGTAAATCCATTCTTGAGAGTCACttaagaattcacactggagaaaagcgttttgcatgccctcagtgtggaaaatgTTTCAGTCAACGAGGAAACCTTAAAGCCCACATTCGAATACACACTAGAAAGAGCGCCTTcatctgccaacagtgtggaaagagtttcactcataTAGGAAGTCTTAACGgccacatgagaactcacactggagaaaaacctttcaCGTGCCAACAGTGTGGAGACAGTTTTGCCCACAATGGAAACCTTAAACTccacatgagaatccacactggagaaaagccttataGTGTGTAA